The DNA segment GACGAAGGAATTGTTGCGCAACCTTTCCGGCGACAACGAACTCGGCAAGATGCATGCACTGATGGGCGCAATCCATCAGACGGTGGAATACAAGCCCGGCACTAGCGACACGGAAACGACCGCGGAACAGGCTCTGGAAAAGAAGAGCGGTGTCTGTCAGGACCATGCTCACATCTTTATTGCCGGCGCTCGTGCATTGCATATCCCGGCGCGCTACGTCTCCGGCTACCTGATGATGGAAGGCAAGAACGAGCAGGCGGCCACACATGCCTGGGCGGAAGCGCATATTCCAGGCCTCGGCTGGGTCGGCTTCGACCCTGCCAACGACGTCTGCCCGGACGCCCGCTACGTCCGGATCGCGACTGGCCTCTGCTATCGCGACGCTGCTCCCGTCTCCGGCATGCGGGTCGGCACACCGGGCGAAACCCTTACGGTCAAGGTGACGGTGGCGAGCCAGGGGCAAAGCCAGAGCCAAAGCCAAAGCTAGTCGATGCGAATTTGGAGCGTTCCGTGAAAAGCTGACTCGCTCTAACTTGCGGAGATGGTCATATCTAGCAATGGATCAATGCCGGACCGAGGATTTAATTAGTGAGGATGGTCCACGGGCAAAAACTCCAGTCCGTTGCGCCGTCCGATCTCAATCACGCGCTGAATATCCAGCGGTCCTCCGCTCGGCGGCGGCAGGTCACGCATCCCGACCGGCATCGGCTCGCCTGCTTCGGTGAAGAAACCATCGTGAACGCGGCCGGGTGAATTGATGATCAGAAGCCGTCCCGGCGCCGGACCGATATTGCGGAACGCGTGAATGGCGCCCGTCGGTATCTTGACGAAACTACCAACCTGCGCCTGGACGGTCTCGCCGTCGACCATGAATTCGAACAAGCCCTCGAGAATATAAAACGCCTCGTCGTCATCGGGATGCCTGTTTGGCGGCGCCCCGGCCCCCGGGGCCGTCAATGTCTCGACAAGACAATAAGCTCCCCCCGTATCGGGGCTGTGAGCATGAAAGCGAAGAAGATTGCCAAAGAGATAATAGGTATCGGTCTGCAGGGTTGTCATAATGATCCCCCAAAGAAGCAATCAAGAGGGCACTATATCATGGACTGCTGATCAAAGCAGTGCGGTCGGGGACATGCAGCGCGCACTTACCCTACGACAGCAACGCACGAAAGGGGCGGAACTTCCATCCCGCCCCTTTCCAATTTCAAGCATCACTCTTAGTGGCTGTCGCGGTTGTTCGGGATTTCCGAGCCGCGCGGACCGACGAGGAAGTCGAGGTCGGCGCCCGTATCGGCCTGCATGACCGACTTCACATAGAGACCGCCGTAGCCGCCGGCGAGCGGCTTGACCGGG comes from the Rhizobium sp. NXC24 genome and includes:
- a CDS encoding transglutaminase family protein; the protein is MRLTISHTTEYRYDEPAQFSLQRLRLTPLTGPGQTVLDWKLTVEGAHPEVEYEDQFANRVTLVSLDGAQDTTRIVATGEVETRDLNGVIGQHSGFSPLWLFLRETPRTKPGKLTKELLRNLSGDNELGKMHALMGAIHQTVEYKPGTSDTETTAEQALEKKSGVCQDHAHIFIAGARALHIPARYVSGYLMMEGKNEQAATHAWAEAHIPGLGWVGFDPANDVCPDARYVRIATGLCYRDAAPVSGMRVGTPGETLTVKVTVASQGQSQSQSQS
- a CDS encoding cupin domain-containing protein — protein: MTTLQTDTYYLFGNLLRFHAHSPDTGGAYCLVETLTAPGAGAPPNRHPDDDEAFYILEGLFEFMVDGETVQAQVGSFVKIPTGAIHAFRNIGPAPGRLLIINSPGRVHDGFFTEAGEPMPVGMRDLPPPSGGPLDIQRVIEIGRRNGLEFLPVDHPH